Proteins encoded together in one Impatiens glandulifera chromosome 1, dImpGla2.1, whole genome shotgun sequence window:
- the LOC124921130 gene encoding transcription factor ICE1-like isoform X1, which produces MQQTSHNTLLWTEEIDEEEEAIAWPQEHNSNNNSTIINPILDSIDFDQMSAAAAFSNFRSSALQNDNEDDEWYINNNNNHHETLNLSETNNTYFGHPKPNINLQSFHDTTGFDFLDPHSFPPELGSNDQQFVAAPDIISWNDQFQLLQEENKGGMVYPASDLNEDSLLFLNRCSNKLVMKPLENLDSIAGQPTLFQKRAALRKNKEETKDDSDGPLESSHEIEGSGDEKVKKGKKKKKGVPAKNLMAERRRRKKLNDRLYMLRSVVPKISKMDRASILGDAVEYLKQLLQKINNLHTELESSPPAGSSSSFYPLTPTYHSLPNHIKEELCSNSLADPNSQPTRVEVRASEGRAVNIHMLCRRKPGLLLSTMRTLDILGLDVQQAVISCFNGFAMDIFRAEVQPREGQDIHPEQIKAMLMESAGLLV; this is translated from the exons aTGCAACAGACATCACACAACACTCTGCTATGGACGGAGGAgatcgatgaagaagaagaagcaatcGCGTGGCCACAAGAACACAACAGCAACAACAACAGtactattattaatccaatattaGATAGCATCGATTTTGATCAAATgtctgctgctgctgctttcTCTAATTTCAGATCATCAGCCTTACAAAACGACAACGAAGACGACGAATGGTatatcaacaacaacaacaaccaccACGAAACCCTAAACCTCTCCGAAACAAACAACACTTACTTTGGTCATCCAAAACCAAACATTAATCTTCAATCGTTCCACGACACCACCGGATTCGATTTCCTCGATCCCCATTCTTTCCCCCCTGAGTTGGGTTCAAATGATCAACAGTTCGTGGCTGCTCCGGATATAATAAGTTGGAATGACCAGTTTCAGCTGTTGCAGGAGGAAAACAAGGGGGGGATGGTTTATCCCGCGAGTGATCTGAACGAGGATTCGTTGTTGTTCCTGAACAGGTGTAGTAATAAGTTAGTGATGAAGCCGCTTGAGAATTTGGATTCAATTGCGGGTCAACCGACTCTGTTTCAGAAGAGAGCGGCGCTGAGGAAGAATAAAGAAGAAACGAAGGATGATTCAGATGGTCCATTGGAGAGTAGTCATGAGATAGAAGGAAGTGGAGATGAGAAAGTGAAgaaggggaagaagaagaagaaaggggTTCCAGCTAAAAACTTAATGGCGGAAAGACGGAGGAGGAAGAAACTCAATGATAGGCTTTACATGCTTAGATCAGTCGTCCCAAAGATCAGTAAG ATGGACAGGGCATCAATTCTAGGGGATGCTGTTGAATATCTCAAGCAACTCCTACAAAAGATCAATAACCTCCACACTGAATTGGAATCGTCCCCGCCAGCTGGTTCCTCATCGAGTTTTTATCCATTGACGCCTACATATCATTCTCTTCCCAACCACATCAAGGAAGAGCTCTGCTCCAATTCCTTGGCCGACCCAAATTCTCAACCCACAAgg GTTGAAGTAAGAGCAAGTGAAGGAAGGGCGGTAAACATTCATATGTTATGCAGGCGTAAACCGGGGCTCTTGCTCTCGACAATGAGGACATTAGATATACTTGGACTAGACGTGCAACAAGCTGTCATAAGTTGCTTCAATGGATTTGCCATGGATATTTTTCGGGCAGAGGTG CAACCTAGAGAAGGTCAAGATATTCATCCAGAGCAAATCAAAGCAATGCTTATGGAATCAGCTGGATTATTGGTATGA
- the LOC124921130 gene encoding transcription factor ICE1-like isoform X2 — MQQTSHNTLLWTEEIDEEEEAIAWPQEHNSNNNSTIINPILDSIDFDQMSAAAAFSNFRSSALQNDNEDDEWYINNNNNHHETLNLSETNNTYFGHPKPNINLQSFHDTTGFDFLDPHSFPPELGSNDQQFVAAPDIISWNDQFQLLQEENKGGMVYPASDLNEDSLLFLNRCSNKLVMKPLENLDSIAGQPTLFQKRAALRKNKEETKDDSDGPLESSHEIEGSGDEKVKKGKKKKKGVPAKNLMAERRRRKKLNDRLYMLRSVVPKISKMDRASILGDAVEYLKQLLQKINNLHTELESSPPAGSSSSFYPLTPTYHSLPNHIKEELCSNSLADPNSQPTRVEVRASEGRAVNIHMLCRRKPGLLLSTMRTLDILGLDVQQAVISCFNGFAMDIFRAEQPREGQDIHPEQIKAMLMESAGLLV, encoded by the exons aTGCAACAGACATCACACAACACTCTGCTATGGACGGAGGAgatcgatgaagaagaagaagcaatcGCGTGGCCACAAGAACACAACAGCAACAACAACAGtactattattaatccaatattaGATAGCATCGATTTTGATCAAATgtctgctgctgctgctttcTCTAATTTCAGATCATCAGCCTTACAAAACGACAACGAAGACGACGAATGGTatatcaacaacaacaacaaccaccACGAAACCCTAAACCTCTCCGAAACAAACAACACTTACTTTGGTCATCCAAAACCAAACATTAATCTTCAATCGTTCCACGACACCACCGGATTCGATTTCCTCGATCCCCATTCTTTCCCCCCTGAGTTGGGTTCAAATGATCAACAGTTCGTGGCTGCTCCGGATATAATAAGTTGGAATGACCAGTTTCAGCTGTTGCAGGAGGAAAACAAGGGGGGGATGGTTTATCCCGCGAGTGATCTGAACGAGGATTCGTTGTTGTTCCTGAACAGGTGTAGTAATAAGTTAGTGATGAAGCCGCTTGAGAATTTGGATTCAATTGCGGGTCAACCGACTCTGTTTCAGAAGAGAGCGGCGCTGAGGAAGAATAAAGAAGAAACGAAGGATGATTCAGATGGTCCATTGGAGAGTAGTCATGAGATAGAAGGAAGTGGAGATGAGAAAGTGAAgaaggggaagaagaagaagaaaggggTTCCAGCTAAAAACTTAATGGCGGAAAGACGGAGGAGGAAGAAACTCAATGATAGGCTTTACATGCTTAGATCAGTCGTCCCAAAGATCAGTAAG ATGGACAGGGCATCAATTCTAGGGGATGCTGTTGAATATCTCAAGCAACTCCTACAAAAGATCAATAACCTCCACACTGAATTGGAATCGTCCCCGCCAGCTGGTTCCTCATCGAGTTTTTATCCATTGACGCCTACATATCATTCTCTTCCCAACCACATCAAGGAAGAGCTCTGCTCCAATTCCTTGGCCGACCCAAATTCTCAACCCACAAgg GTTGAAGTAAGAGCAAGTGAAGGAAGGGCGGTAAACATTCATATGTTATGCAGGCGTAAACCGGGGCTCTTGCTCTCGACAATGAGGACATTAGATATACTTGGACTAGACGTGCAACAAGCTGTCATAAGTTGCTTCAATGGATTTGCCATGGATATTTTTCGGGCAGAG CAACCTAGAGAAGGTCAAGATATTCATCCAGAGCAAATCAAAGCAATGCTTATGGAATCAGCTGGATTATTGGTATGA